The following are encoded together in the Salvelinus fontinalis isolate EN_2023a chromosome 38, ASM2944872v1, whole genome shotgun sequence genome:
- the LOC129837666 gene encoding uncharacterized protein LOC129837666, translated as MAENNEAADSCSSENDSEREESSEKSYEENLTGEMSAIRAKQPMTKGKLGQKRGSHEIDAAATDCASENDSEREESSEKSYEENLTGEMSAIRAKQPITKGKLGQKRGSHGAKGTKRFWSTIEVDAVEDSLMNFIRMGKTPGKQDCEKCIAASGQALVNRDWRAVKFYVHNRIVADQRK; from the exons ATGGCTGAAAATAATGAGGCTGCAGACTCTTGTTCATCAGAGAACGACTCTGAGAGAGAGGAGTCATCTGAAAAATCCTATGAAGAAAATCTGACCG GAGAGATGTCAGCGATTCGGGCCAAACAGCCAATGActaagggaaagctgggacaaaagAGAGGCTCACATG AAATTGATGCTGCAGCCACTGATTGTGCATCAGAGAACGACTCTGAGAGAGAGGAGTCGTCTGAAAAATCCTATGAAGAAAATCTGACCG GAGAGATGTCAGCGATTCGGGCCAAACAGCCAAtcaccaagggaaagctgggacaaaagAGAGGCTCACATG GTGCCAAAGGAACAAAAAGGTTTTGGTCGACAATAGAGGTGGATGCAGTTGAAGATTCCTTGATGAATTTTATCCGAATGGGAAAAACGCCTGGAAAACAAGACTGTGAGAAATGCATTGCTGCTTCTGGCCAAGCGCTAGTAAACAGGGACTGGAGAGCAGTAAAGTTCTATGTACACAACAGAATAGTTGCAGATCAGAGAAAATAA
- the LOC129837220 gene encoding uncharacterized protein LOC129837220 encodes MNYFHSRATFSFLQNEDDTRAVEHAVRTAIHNVLSVISSINSTKIQEYQSKLAEKDKENETLKRKVKTAEREITALRGSFEFSGNECHQVRSSTYALSPEMQRGKPICNENEVSSRADWRIDFPSLGGKTPPQVFSQCKDTALPTGASTIYMSHHQNPSSHSAEESGLLAERTRGQSPSPSPVTRPVIKEEPSDIETFYIKWEMSEEGIGEQREGLGPTHVLGKEYEAQQRGGTPTMQRDGTHPVAGSQSGHEYGERPTRHLKRRLSSAETQRRFRERVRADPEKFRAYKEKERRRNQQRKVSISDLPEETRRLKREAWREASRRCRARKMSSLQTNLTQPCHLSQNTDTWLD; translated from the exons ATGAATTATTTCCATAGTAGAGCAACGTTCTCATTTTTGCAAAATGAAGACGACACTCGTGCAGTCGAACATGCAGTTAGAACAGCGATACATAATGTTTTGAGTGTTATTTCTAGTATCAACAGTACCAAAATACAGGAATATCAAAGTAAGTTGGCCGAGAAGGACAAAGAAAACGAAACGCTGAAACGCAAAGTTAAAACAGCAGAACGAGAGATCACAGCATTGCGAGGCTCCTTTGAATTTTCTGGAAATGAATGTCATCAAGTCAGGTCAAGCACTTATGCACTTTCACCAGAAATGCAAAGAGGGAAACCAATTTGCAATGAAAACGAGGTGTCAAGCAGAGCTGATTGGAGAATAGATTTCCCCA GTCTTGGTGGAAAGACTCCTCCACAGGTTTTTTCCCAGTGCAAAGACACAGCTCTTCCCACTGGGGCATCAACTATTTATATGTCCCATCACCAGAACCCTTCCTCCCATTCTGCAGAAGAGTCTGGGCTTTTAGCAGAGCGAACCAGAGGCCAGTCCCCATCACCCAGTCCAGTCACCAGACCAGTGATAAAAGAGGAGCCCTCTGACATTGAGACATTCTACATTAAATGGGAGATGAGTGAGGAGGGCATTGGGGAGCAACGGGAGGGCCTAGGCCCAACACACGTCCTGGGAAAAGAGTACGAAGCCCAGCAGAGGGGTGGAACTCCAACCATGCAAAGAGACGGAACTCACCCTGTTGCTGGTAGCCAGAGTGGACATGAGTATGGGGAGAGACCAACCAGGCATCTGAAAA GGAGGCTGTCAAGTGCAGAGACACAGCGGAGGTTCAGAGAGAGAGTCCGTGCTGACCCTGAGAAGTTCCGGGCCTACAAGGAGAAGGAACGACGCAG GAATCAGCAGAGGAAGGTGTCGATATCAGATTTACCTGAAGAGACCCGCAGATTGAAGAGAGAGGCCTGGAGAGAAGCATCCAGACGCTGTCGTGCCCGCAAAATGTCCTCCCTCCAGACGAACCTCACACAGCCCTGCCACCTCTCCCAGAACACAGACACCTGGTTGGACTAG
- the LOC129837219 gene encoding uncharacterized protein LOC129837219, which produces MNSCLQNEENARAVENAIRTAVNTVMDVIYNMNSTKILEYERKVAERDKENETLKCKLKKAEDELTAFRVGLSFEFSALSPGRDFGKPMCNENEVASENDWRMDFPSLNAGTPGLSAERTRGQSPSASPVTSPVIKEEPADTGSFYIKWEMSEESIAEQQEGLGPMHVLGKESDGTSSVAGSQSPGDRRSELSEETSTERVKRRLSSAETQRQYRERIRADPEKLRAYKERAKCREDDDDDDEDWISNFHVPWQQTPESLRRAIAEGRRVEAADRRLMVRITVDAMRVHCLNPNKKVCSEIAKAIVSEYPESFADLSKEGELLSRRYSSLLTQIKTRVEHVNRNTENRIRRPKTNKKGENSNRQVKTARTKVDSYGCINWHPQDLPEGETPDSLENKRQIMATIFNSASPSGVDRGDVDEFMRLTYINQRHMINAWPAPSIGDVKEQWPFLFAKRWLCAHFHMLTGVEIDRCLSDALRSKGKTIVNFFRSQKPNWRRGIQSLLNDIEGDVSGNLTACAAILLVLSHFREKEDSLFLLADVNDTQMDVEAQLHLPATPRLIMLGSSLLASSKWMVSIEGRVVCVLENQSDFAAALSVLFGCFYVFNTEYQDTASATLELIQRFLVGINPNEGTKCSSYLDSEAGVSRRTGRVVQRKTDAVAAFLKDLTEFEW; this is translated from the exons ATGAATTCCTGTTTACAAAACGAAGAAAACGCTCGTGCAGTGGAAAATGCTATCAGAACAGCGGTAAATACTGTCATGGATGTTATTTACAATATGAACAGTACCAAAATACTAGAATATGAAAGGAAGGTGGCCGAGAGGGACAAAGAAAATGAAACGCTTAAATGTAAGCTTAAAAAAGCTGAAGACGAATTAACAGCATTTCGAGTAGGCCTATCCTTTGAATTTTCTGCACTTTCACCAGGAAGAGATTTTGGAAAACCAATGTGCAATGAGAACGAGGTGGCAAGCGAAAATGATTGGAGAATGGATTTCCCCA GTCTCAATGCAGGGACTCCTGGGCTTTCAGCAGAGAGGACCAGAGGCCAGTCCCCATCAGCCAGTCCAGTCACCAGCCCAGTGATAAAAGAGGAGCCTGCTGACACTGGGTCCTTCTACATCAAATGGGAGATGAGTGAGGAGAGCATTGCGGAACAACAGGAGGGCTTAGGCCCGATGCACGTCTTGGGGAAAGAGTCTGATGGAACATCTTCTGTTGCTGGTAGCCAGAGTCCAGGCGATAGACGTTCAGAACTGTCTGAGGAGACATCGACAGAGCGTGTGAAAA GGAGGCTGTCAAGCGCAGAGACACAGCGGCAATACAGAGAGAGAATCCGTGCTGACCCTGAGAAGTTGCGGGCCTACAAGGAGAGGGCAAAATGCAG ggaggatgatgatgatgatgatgaggattgGATCAGCAACTTTCATGTCCCTTGGCAGCAGACGCCTGAAAGCCTCAGGCGAGCCATTGCAGAGGGACGAAGAGTCGAGGCGGCAGATAGGCGGCTGATGGTGAGGATCACCGTTGATGCAATGCGTGTACACTGCCTCAACCCCAACAAGAAAGTATGTTCAGAAattgccaaagctatagtttcAGAATATCCAGAGAGCTTTGCAGACCTGTCAAAAGAAGGGGAACTGCTTAGCAGAAGGTACTCCTCCTTGCTCACCCAAATAAAGACCAGAGTGGAGCATGTGAACCGGAACACTGAAAATCGAATACGCAGACCCAAGACGAACAAAAAAGGGGAAAACAGCAACAGACAAGTCAAAACAGCAAGAACAAAAGTGGACAGTTATGGGTGCATCAACTGGCACCCACAGGACCTTCCGGAAGGAGAGACTCCTGACTCCCTGGAAAATAAGAGACAGATTATGGCCACCATTTTCAACAGTGCAAGCCCCAGTGGTGTGGACAGGGGAGACGTGGATGAATTCATGAGGCTTACGTACATTAACCAACGCCACATGATAAATGCATGGCCAGCCCCAAGCATTGGTGACGTCAAGGAACAATGGCCTTTTCTTTTTGCCAAGAGATGGCTCTGCGCCCACTTCCACATGCTCACTGGAGTTGAGATCGACCGCTGCCTCAGTGACGCTCTCCGGAGCAAAGGAAAGACCATTGTCAATTTCTTCCGAAGTCAGAAACCCAACTGGAGGAGAGGCATCCAAAGTCTCCTCAATGACATTGAAGGTGACGTCAGTGGAAACCTCACAGCCTGTGCTGCCATTCTTCTGGTGCTGTCCCActtcagagagaaagaggactctctcttcctcttggcTGAT GTGAATGACACCCAGATGGATGTAGAGGCTCAGTTGCATTTGCCAGCCACTCCAAGACTTATCATGCTTG GGAGTTCCCTGCTGGCTTCATCTAAGTGGATGGTGTCGATCGAGGGGAGAGTGGTCTGTGTTTTGGAAAATCAGTCCGACTTTGCTGCTGCCCTCTCTGTGCTCTTCGGATGTTTCTACGTGTTCAATACAGAGTACCAGGACACAGCCTCAGCAACACTGGAGCTTATTCAGAG GTTTCTAGTAGGGATAAACCCAAACGAAGGAACCAAATGCTCTTCGTACCTTGATTCAGAAGCCGGGGTGAGCCGCAGGACTGGAAGAGTTGTGCAAAGGAAGACCGATGCAGTTGCCGCCTTCCTCAAAGACCTTACTGAATTTGAATGGTGA